The proteins below are encoded in one region of Bacillus vallismortis:
- a CDS encoding distal tail protein Dit encodes MIRQSQYFMFDNVKSIDYGVENVNTESGLVEESFLGSRSVNETYVKGRSEPYTEGVKRESKQFPLNFYVGENYDEKKIRAIKRWLDVDDYKPLAFSENLDIVYYAMPVDTSDLVHNAARHGYVRLTMKCNSPYAYSRNTSTHSFDISSEMKIIELHNKGDVAIYPTVEILKIGDGDVKIENLSDYTDPFIFSNLKDREMVKVNGVKEIIESSLYGNERYDDFNDNYIRLDYGKNRLKVTGKCKVRFTFRFKYR; translated from the coding sequence TTGATTAGGCAGAGCCAATATTTCATGTTTGATAACGTAAAGTCGATCGACTACGGTGTGGAAAACGTTAATACAGAGTCTGGATTAGTTGAGGAATCTTTTTTAGGTTCACGATCAGTTAATGAAACTTATGTAAAAGGAAGATCAGAGCCGTACACTGAAGGCGTCAAAAGAGAATCAAAACAATTCCCTTTAAACTTTTATGTTGGTGAAAATTATGATGAGAAAAAAATAAGAGCAATTAAGCGCTGGCTAGATGTCGATGATTACAAACCGTTGGCATTCAGCGAAAATTTAGACATTGTATATTATGCAATGCCTGTGGATACAAGTGATTTAGTTCATAATGCGGCAAGACATGGATATGTTCGTTTAACAATGAAATGCAACTCCCCTTATGCATACAGTCGAAACACAAGTACCCATTCCTTTGATATATCATCAGAAATGAAAATCATTGAACTCCATAATAAAGGCGATGTTGCGATTTACCCCACTGTTGAAATTCTTAAAATTGGCGATGGCGATGTGAAAATCGAGAACCTAAGTGATTATACTGACCCCTTTATTTTCAGCAATCTAAAAGACAGAGAAATGGTTAAAGTGAATGGCGTCAAAGAAATTATTGAATCGTCTTTATATGGGAATGAAAGATATGATGATTTTAATGACAATTATATTAGATTGGATTACGGAAAAAACCGATTAAAAGTGACCGGAAAATGCAAAGTGAGATTCACTTTCAGATTTAAGTATCGATAA
- a CDS encoding DUF7359 domain-containing protein codes for MITIRKDTEIKNIRLSLAKPDKTKIANIDEVLNPTVTLNHGSSVHELSFSIPLKATYDGIIKRNHVVDLLKPWYLIKTEFYGLTVWFIITKRTKSHSSDMDTIQVECRSLQHELSRMSVLKYEETSKNLQEVVTDCLKHTSWTIGYIDTLFNIKRRQFDVSSTNKLDFLYSICEKFDTIPVFDTVKETVSFYKESDISKYKGLKLNPRLYMISMDDSDDADELITRLYATGKDGIGINSVNPTGQSYIDDFSYFLFPFQRDQQRNVISQSAYMPDELCHAILDYNDLVNNEGNAFNKLLTQKNEAEISLTELNNELYTLDLEVQKLLDRIEVAKKSGDDTSQLKAQLAIKQKAVVEKKNQIATIESTISQISASISKLKKKLSFENNFSENQQKLLSRFISTTEWSNDSIYDENELYDDANEELESRNTPPVNVTLDIVNFFNCLSEKHNWDRLSLGDIVRVQQNDLNTDIKAILSAITIDFEQSNISVTVTNGKRVQSDFEKIIKTVYRTNKISTELNKRKIEWDKATENFNIRNDRISVPPASPAIASDGTAITHKVNDNGSVDITIQWDYVDSDEDKYNIDGFEIYLHGSDDNEEYTFGSVQASENLQNVKYDRRTATFTGLPSNMFYTIGVQAYRRVDADIDINQILLSDIVKSNHPSENPYLPSPSVEVKGSLSGKVNGLYTISTETKPEIPEAGTIWIDPKTNKQELFNGEQWIVSSSGSADSLNGYIASTTNFPNSIPVRNDSGVINASIDGNAESLGGRLASEYALVESIPVTPKFAKGTYIGDGTTSKLIPLTFSPDMVKITPISSEDSQLVIESSSGGYAYQITSSGLSLIGGDLSYGALGDKLFVTGSDANCRGNKLNVKYIWEAYQQN; via the coding sequence TTGATAACTATTCGCAAGGACACAGAAATAAAAAACATACGCTTATCCCTTGCTAAGCCAGACAAGACTAAAATAGCCAACATTGATGAAGTTCTGAATCCAACTGTAACTTTAAATCATGGAAGCAGCGTGCACGAACTCTCCTTCTCTATTCCGCTTAAAGCAACCTATGATGGCATAATTAAAAGAAACCATGTTGTAGATTTACTCAAACCCTGGTATTTAATTAAAACTGAATTTTACGGACTTACTGTTTGGTTTATTATTACTAAAAGAACTAAGTCACACAGTAGCGATATGGATACAATACAAGTTGAATGTAGGTCACTTCAACATGAATTAAGCAGAATGAGCGTTCTTAAATATGAGGAGACGTCTAAAAACCTGCAGGAAGTAGTTACAGACTGCTTAAAACATACAAGCTGGACGATTGGATACATAGATACTCTCTTTAACATAAAACGAAGACAGTTTGATGTATCATCGACTAACAAGCTTGATTTCTTATATTCAATTTGCGAAAAGTTCGATACAATTCCAGTCTTTGATACAGTAAAAGAAACTGTAAGCTTCTATAAAGAATCTGACATTTCCAAATACAAAGGCCTTAAACTTAACCCCCGACTGTATATGATTAGCATGGACGATTCGGATGATGCAGATGAATTAATAACAAGACTATATGCTACTGGAAAAGATGGTATCGGTATTAATTCAGTGAACCCAACTGGACAATCCTACATTGATGACTTTTCTTATTTCCTCTTCCCCTTTCAACGTGACCAACAACGAAATGTTATTTCCCAAAGTGCCTATATGCCAGATGAACTTTGTCATGCAATTCTTGATTACAATGACCTTGTTAATAACGAAGGAAATGCGTTTAATAAACTCCTCACACAAAAGAACGAAGCTGAAATTAGTTTAACCGAATTGAATAATGAGCTTTACACCCTTGACCTTGAAGTCCAAAAGCTATTAGATCGAATTGAAGTTGCGAAGAAATCTGGAGATGACACAAGTCAACTGAAAGCTCAACTCGCCATAAAGCAGAAAGCAGTAGTAGAAAAGAAAAACCAAATTGCTACGATTGAATCAACAATTTCTCAAATATCTGCTTCAATTTCCAAGCTTAAAAAAAAGCTTTCTTTTGAGAACAATTTTAGTGAAAATCAGCAAAAACTGCTCTCACGTTTCATTTCAACAACTGAATGGTCAAATGACAGCATCTATGACGAGAATGAACTTTATGATGATGCTAATGAAGAACTTGAAAGTCGCAATACACCGCCAGTGAATGTAACACTAGATATAGTGAACTTTTTTAACTGTCTTAGTGAAAAACATAACTGGGATAGGCTCAGTTTAGGAGACATAGTACGAGTTCAACAGAATGATTTAAATACCGATATTAAAGCCATACTTTCAGCAATAACAATTGATTTTGAACAATCAAATATTAGTGTCACAGTTACAAATGGAAAAAGAGTTCAATCTGATTTTGAGAAAATCATAAAGACTGTTTACAGAACAAACAAAATAAGTACTGAACTAAATAAAAGAAAGATCGAATGGGACAAAGCAACTGAAAACTTCAATATTCGAAATGACAGAATTTCAGTGCCGCCGGCCTCCCCTGCTATTGCTTCTGATGGCACTGCAATTACCCATAAGGTAAATGATAACGGGTCAGTTGATATTACCATTCAGTGGGACTATGTTGATTCCGATGAGGACAAATACAACATCGATGGATTTGAGATTTACTTGCACGGTAGTGATGACAATGAAGAGTACACATTTGGCTCAGTGCAAGCTAGCGAGAACTTACAAAATGTTAAATATGACAGACGCACAGCCACTTTTACGGGATTACCTTCAAATATGTTCTACACTATTGGTGTTCAAGCTTATCGAAGAGTTGATGCGGATATAGACATAAATCAGATTCTTCTTTCGGATATAGTTAAATCGAATCATCCTTCTGAAAACCCCTACCTCCCTTCTCCTTCTGTTGAAGTTAAAGGAAGCCTTAGTGGAAAAGTTAATGGCCTCTATACAATCTCTACAGAAACAAAGCCTGAAATCCCTGAGGCAGGAACAATTTGGATTGATCCCAAAACAAATAAACAAGAGCTTTTTAACGGCGAACAATGGATTGTCTCTTCCTCTGGCTCGGCAGACTCCTTGAACGGATACATAGCATCAACAACTAACTTTCCAAATTCTATACCTGTTCGTAATGACTCAGGTGTAATTAATGCCTCTATTGATGGGAATGCAGAATCATTAGGTGGCAGATTAGCCTCAGAATATGCTCTAGTTGAAAGCATTCCAGTCACACCCAAGTTTGCTAAAGGAACTTATATTGGTGATGGGACTACGAGCAAACTAATCCCTCTCACCTTTTCTCCAGACATGGTCAAGATTACACCTATCTCTTCTGAGGATAGCCAGTTGGTTATTGAAAGCTCTTCTGGAGGCTATGCATATCAAATAACTTCTTCTGGACTCTCTTTAATAGGAGGAGATTTAAGTTATGGTGCCTTGGGAGACAAATTATTTGTAACTGGATCTGATGCTAATTGTAGAGGAAATAAATTAAACGTCAAATATATTTGGGAAGCATACCAACAAAATTAA
- a CDS encoding glycosyl hydrolase family 28-related protein, whose amino-acid sequence MSDNLIPVNTMGYYDEEAQKWIPLDAVGLKSNDNRYTADDIRSKFDEFKKSTDTLRTELESIGVSIAKFGAKGDGVTDDTDAFQKALDIGGKVIIPSGTYLVGQLKINSNTHFFGLGKTTIKHNLSTGWSSPFPRAMIANSNLPAYKKPNDATREYKTGLNKNIILENITFDGQNHPIYGIQMVAADYVSIINCDVINTSGGLDFRAVRDSYVNLHLDNVKEDGISISDQNFKPLTGERGISTRVLFEKCLVENSCLVNSDTPPDANAYEFDDGMSHIYLLNCGAINNHGSGFEVHVHTSEYDVTDIHFINCFAINNTPSAGVTRTVAGFHLGQTPLESKLGRIYFENCTSIGSPNAFAGSPGSQEGTKDEIFIHGGYWEAGNFYEKEVRDMRKTAMLLKKQFNNFVIKNATIKAPKDGFGIYTYLEGKDLTVTGNSFKDTYIAARLGHYEGDVVFSDNRVEPGEHTTSPYSAFVYVNTKTAIIKDNILRMNSNDYSSSIVRINGVKRSIISGNTIENTGALYNNAIQVDGVGETIVEKNIATNFETGVFMSNESDSVIIANNSFKTCTRITNRTDASFLILGQNAGATINNPGWINAQLENGWQSFRTPRYTKNGNIVTISGAVKSGSAGTAIFTLPEEYRPTYAVTYTQYNSGTSTKSVVMTINNTGTVVLSTSIPGANTDYVLLDITYTLG is encoded by the coding sequence TTGAGCGATAATTTAATTCCTGTAAATACTATGGGTTACTATGATGAAGAAGCCCAAAAATGGATACCTTTAGATGCAGTAGGTTTAAAATCAAATGACAATAGATACACTGCAGATGATATTCGCAGTAAATTTGATGAATTTAAAAAGAGCACAGACACATTACGAACAGAGCTTGAAAGCATTGGTGTTAGCATTGCCAAGTTCGGTGCTAAAGGTGATGGAGTAACAGATGATACAGATGCATTTCAAAAAGCTTTAGATATAGGCGGAAAGGTAATTATCCCATCTGGAACATATCTAGTTGGTCAGCTAAAGATAAACAGCAACACTCACTTCTTTGGTCTAGGAAAAACAACAATTAAGCACAACCTATCAACCGGTTGGTCTTCCCCATTTCCACGTGCGATGATTGCAAATTCTAACTTACCTGCATATAAAAAACCAAATGATGCTACCAGAGAATATAAAACTGGCTTAAATAAAAATATAATCTTAGAGAACATAACTTTTGATGGTCAGAATCATCCAATCTACGGTATACAGATGGTCGCTGCTGATTATGTGTCCATTATAAATTGTGATGTTATCAATACATCTGGAGGTTTAGATTTCCGAGCTGTTAGAGATTCATATGTCAACTTACATTTAGATAACGTTAAAGAAGACGGCATTTCAATTTCAGATCAGAATTTTAAGCCTTTAACTGGAGAAAGAGGTATTTCTACTCGGGTACTTTTCGAAAAATGTCTAGTTGAAAACTCATGTCTTGTTAATTCTGACACTCCACCGGATGCAAACGCATATGAATTCGATGATGGCATGTCTCACATCTACCTCTTAAATTGTGGAGCTATAAATAATCATGGATCAGGATTTGAAGTTCACGTTCATACTTCAGAATATGATGTTACAGATATCCACTTCATAAACTGCTTCGCAATCAATAATACCCCATCAGCCGGTGTGACACGAACAGTTGCTGGCTTCCACCTTGGTCAAACCCCTCTCGAAAGTAAATTAGGCCGTATTTATTTTGAAAATTGCACATCAATTGGAAGTCCAAATGCTTTTGCTGGAAGCCCCGGTTCTCAAGAAGGAACTAAAGATGAAATTTTTATACATGGTGGATATTGGGAAGCCGGAAACTTTTACGAAAAAGAAGTAAGAGATATGCGTAAAACCGCTATGTTATTGAAGAAACAATTTAATAACTTTGTCATTAAAAACGCTACGATTAAAGCTCCCAAAGACGGATTTGGCATCTATACATATTTAGAAGGTAAAGATTTAACTGTTACTGGGAACAGTTTTAAAGATACCTATATAGCTGCAAGGTTAGGTCATTATGAAGGAGACGTTGTTTTTAGTGATAATCGAGTAGAACCAGGTGAACATACAACAAGCCCTTACTCTGCTTTTGTTTACGTTAATACTAAAACGGCGATCATTAAAGATAACATCCTTAGAATGAATTCAAATGATTACTCTTCTTCAATAGTTAGAATAAACGGTGTAAAACGAAGCATCATTTCGGGCAATACAATTGAAAACACAGGTGCGCTCTATAATAATGCTATTCAGGTTGATGGTGTAGGAGAAACAATAGTTGAAAAGAACATAGCAACTAATTTTGAAACAGGCGTATTTATGTCTAACGAATCTGATTCAGTGATCATAGCAAATAACAGTTTCAAAACATGTACTCGAATCACAAACAGAACAGATGCAAGTTTTTTGATTCTTGGTCAAAATGCTGGTGCTACGATAAATAACCCAGGATGGATTAACGCCCAATTAGAAAATGGTTGGCAATCTTTTAGAACCCCTCGCTACACTAAAAACGGAAACATTGTCACTATTTCGGGAGCAGTTAAATCTGGATCTGCTGGTACCGCAATATTTACTCTACCCGAAGAATATAGACCTACATATGCAGTAACATACACACAATACAATAGTGGAACATCAACCAAAAGTGTTGTTATGACAATTAACAACACAGGTACGGTTGTACTCTCTACCTCAATACCAGGAGCTAATACTGATTATGTTTTATTAGATATAACTTATACCTTAGGGTAA
- a CDS encoding peptidoglycan recognition protein family protein translates to MTIQARQMLVPSGKYSIKCPYAMSAKYITFHNTANDASANNEITYMRNNNAEVSYHFAVDDKEVVQGIPVNRNAWHTGDGSGVNSGNRTSIGVEVCYSKSGGERYRKAEALAIKFIAQLLKERGWGVERVKKHQEWSGKYCPHRVLDEGRWDEVKNKIAAELKVLGGRSTAPTKTSIRPTTSSPSSSSAASGSLKSKVDGLRFYSKPSWEDKDVVGTVNKGIGFPTVVEKVKVGSAYQYKVKNSKGATYYITASDKYVDVTGSVKTSSPAPKTTSTSSSSSSIKSVGKIKIVGVSSAAIVMDKPDRNSSKNIGTVKLGSTILISGSVKGKNNSKGYWEVIYNGKRGYISGQFGSKI, encoded by the coding sequence ATGACAATTCAAGCGAGACAAATGTTGGTGCCATCAGGTAAATATTCAATTAAATGTCCTTATGCAATGTCGGCAAAGTATATTACTTTTCACAATACAGCTAATGATGCATCGGCAAATAATGAAATTACATACATGAGAAACAATAATGCTGAAGTATCTTATCACTTTGCAGTGGATGATAAAGAGGTTGTTCAAGGTATTCCAGTGAATCGAAATGCATGGCATACGGGAGATGGATCAGGTGTCAATTCCGGAAACCGTACGTCTATCGGCGTAGAGGTTTGCTACTCTAAATCTGGTGGAGAACGATACAGAAAAGCAGAAGCACTGGCAATCAAATTCATTGCACAACTACTTAAAGAACGTGGCTGGGGAGTTGAGCGAGTTAAGAAACACCAAGAGTGGTCAGGAAAATATTGTCCTCATCGTGTTTTAGATGAAGGTCGTTGGGATGAAGTTAAAAATAAAATTGCTGCCGAACTAAAAGTTCTCGGTGGCAGATCAACTGCTCCAACAAAAACATCAATCAGACCAACTACATCCTCCCCTTCCTCTTCATCAGCAGCAAGTGGTTCACTAAAATCAAAAGTTGACGGTCTTCGCTTCTATTCAAAACCATCTTGGGAAGATAAAGATGTTGTCGGCACAGTAAATAAAGGCATTGGATTTCCTACAGTTGTTGAGAAAGTTAAAGTCGGATCTGCGTACCAATACAAAGTTAAGAACTCTAAAGGCGCTACATATTACATCACTGCTTCTGACAAATATGTTGATGTTACAGGATCAGTTAAAACCTCTTCTCCTGCCCCAAAAACAACATCAACTTCTTCAAGCTCCTCATCTATTAAATCCGTGGGAAAAATCAAAATTGTTGGTGTATCAAGCGCAGCAATCGTAATGGACAAACCTGATCGAAATAGTTCTAAAAATATTGGCACAGTCAAGCTTGGAAGTACTATTTTAATTTCTGGTTCAGTTAAAGGCAAAAACAATTCCAAAGGTTACTGGGAAGTTATTTATAACGGTAAACGTGGATACATCTCAGGACAGTTTGGTTCAAAAATCTAA
- a CDS encoding phage holin, translating into MTKINWKVRLKKKTFLVAIFSATLLFTQAIASAFGYDLTVFGDELIEKFNALLTFLSAMGIIVDPTTQGISDSEQAMGYDSPR; encoded by the coding sequence ATGACTAAAATCAACTGGAAAGTAAGACTTAAAAAGAAAACATTCCTTGTTGCGATTTTCTCTGCAACACTGTTATTCACACAAGCAATTGCTTCTGCATTTGGATACGACTTGACTGTATTTGGTGACGAATTGATAGAGAAATTTAATGCACTTCTAACTTTTTTATCTGCAATGGGTATCATTGTTGACCCAACAACTCAAGGTATTTCTGATAGTGAACAAGCCATGGGTTATGATTCACCGAGATAA
- the rapK gene encoding response regulator aspartate phosphatase RapK gives MSKIASEVVATTLNDWYIAIKKQKVDESIKYYSEIKKLFDEMEEDQEVLAYYSLLEERHKMLLHSSRGEPLQKHTYFTEDNQNFIKKTNDKLEYNFYLFEAMYEAYNKNYDRAINLYGLAEKKLAEIPDEIEAAEFYSKVSYLYTLVKQSIVAQHYIKNAISIYKRHPDYKCKLATSTMIAAANYADMKRFEEAEKYYLEAIDIAVETKDEFLKAQLFHNLSIVYSDWNKPDKCIESLEEAIGNESWVNSIYYLNSLFMMIKELFKIDEKMKAINFYNKAQERLILMENKVYEAKISVLYNLYCGELKNNFINCISNIEFLKQQNELESVDELSYIAAKRFESIGAFEEATSFFNAKIWAEQKMNQVEGIL, from the coding sequence ATGAGTAAGATCGCTTCAGAAGTTGTCGCTACTACACTGAATGACTGGTACATTGCTATAAAAAAGCAAAAGGTTGATGAGTCAATAAAATATTATTCAGAGATAAAGAAACTTTTTGATGAAATGGAAGAAGATCAAGAAGTTCTTGCGTATTATAGTCTATTAGAAGAAAGACATAAAATGTTGCTGCATTCCTCACGAGGAGAACCTTTGCAAAAACACACCTATTTTACTGAAGACAATCAAAACTTCATTAAAAAAACAAATGATAAATTAGAATACAACTTTTATTTATTTGAAGCAATGTATGAGGCATACAACAAAAACTATGATCGAGCAATTAACTTATATGGATTAGCTGAGAAAAAGCTTGCAGAAATTCCGGATGAAATTGAAGCTGCTGAATTTTATTCTAAAGTCTCTTACTTATACACTCTTGTTAAACAAAGCATTGTGGCACAACACTATATAAAAAATGCAATTTCGATATATAAGCGACACCCTGATTATAAATGCAAACTTGCTACATCAACAATGATTGCAGCTGCAAACTATGCTGATATGAAACGATTTGAGGAAGCAGAGAAATATTACTTAGAAGCAATTGATATTGCAGTAGAAACAAAAGATGAATTTTTGAAAGCTCAATTATTTCACAATCTTAGTATCGTTTATTCTGATTGGAACAAACCTGATAAATGCATTGAATCACTTGAAGAAGCAATAGGAAATGAATCTTGGGTAAATTCAATTTATTATTTAAACTCTTTATTCATGATGATTAAAGAACTCTTTAAAATTGACGAAAAAATGAAAGCCATTAATTTTTACAATAAAGCACAGGAAAGACTCATATTAATGGAGAATAAAGTATACGAAGCCAAAATCAGCGTCCTGTATAACCTTTATTGTGGGGAATTAAAAAATAATTTCATCAATTGTATTAGTAATATTGAGTTTTTAAAACAGCAAAATGAACTTGAAAGTGTAGATGAATTGTCCTACATAGCTGCAAAAAGGTTTGAATCAATAGGTGCTTTTGAAGAAGCAACAAGCTTTTTCAATGCGAAAATTTGGGCTGAACAGAAAATGAACCAGGTGGAGGGAATCTTATGA
- the phrK gene encoding phosphatase RapK inhibitor PhrK translates to MKKLVLCVSILAVILSGVALTQLSTDSPSNIQVAERPVGG, encoded by the coding sequence ATGAAAAAACTTGTGCTTTGCGTATCTATTTTAGCTGTAATTTTAAGTGGGGTAGCTTTAACGCAATTGAGTACAGATTCACCATCTAACATCCAGGTAGCCGAAAGGCCTGTCGGAGGTTAA
- a CDS encoding DNA polymerase thumb domain-containing protein — protein MIDYSQFPRKNITCVDMKSFYASVSAVTMGLNPLTCYLAVVGNTERQGSVVLAASPALKKDFGIKTGSRLFEIPEDPRIHIVNPQMKLFIRVSTEITKLFYRFVPEKCVHTYSIDESFLDAGKEDPEEMAKAIQSSMWREFGLMCTVGIGDNMLLSKLALDLESKKTKRGIARWRYEDVPNKLWKVYPLSKMWGIGGRMERNLNRMGISTVGQLAKFPLELLEKKFGIMGNQLYYHAHGIDLSEIGAPLMQGQISFGKSQILLRDYTKREEIKAVLLEICEEVARRARTHNKVGRTISLGIGYSKDELGGGFHRAKTIDLPTNITMDIYRCCLMLFHKFYSGKTVRSISVTLSNIEEDVNQQLSLFEVDNEKRRKLGFVMDGIRSKYGSRAILRAVSYTSAGTALHRADLTGGHKS, from the coding sequence ATGATTGATTACTCACAATTTCCACGAAAGAATATAACTTGTGTCGACATGAAATCCTTTTATGCTTCGGTATCGGCTGTAACAATGGGGCTTAATCCTTTAACATGCTATCTTGCTGTTGTAGGAAATACGGAGAGACAGGGAAGTGTAGTGTTAGCTGCATCTCCTGCACTTAAAAAAGATTTTGGAATCAAAACAGGATCGAGACTTTTTGAGATACCTGAAGATCCAAGAATACACATTGTAAATCCGCAAATGAAGCTTTTCATCAGAGTTTCGACTGAGATTACAAAGCTGTTTTACAGGTTTGTTCCTGAAAAATGTGTACATACCTATTCAATTGATGAATCTTTTTTAGATGCAGGAAAAGAAGATCCTGAAGAAATGGCCAAGGCAATTCAAAGCAGCATGTGGAGAGAGTTTGGTTTGATGTGCACAGTAGGCATTGGAGACAATATGTTGCTCAGTAAGCTTGCACTTGACCTGGAGAGTAAGAAAACAAAGAGAGGTATTGCACGTTGGAGATATGAAGATGTGCCAAATAAACTCTGGAAGGTTTACCCTTTGTCTAAAATGTGGGGGATAGGAGGGAGAATGGAAAGAAATCTTAATCGGATGGGAATATCAACTGTAGGTCAGTTAGCTAAATTTCCTTTAGAGCTGCTTGAAAAGAAGTTCGGAATAATGGGAAACCAGTTGTATTATCATGCTCATGGAATCGATTTATCAGAAATTGGAGCTCCATTGATGCAGGGGCAGATTAGTTTTGGTAAGAGTCAGATTTTGCTGAGGGATTATACAAAGAGAGAAGAGATTAAGGCTGTTCTTCTGGAGATTTGTGAGGAAGTTGCAAGAAGGGCACGTACACATAATAAAGTTGGTCGAACAATCAGCCTGGGAATTGGCTACAGTAAAGATGAGCTTGGTGGTGGATTTCATCGAGCAAAAACAATTGATCTTCCCACAAATATCACAATGGATATTTATAGATGCTGCTTAATGCTCTTTCATAAGTTTTACTCGGGTAAAACAGTGAGAAGTATCTCAGTTACGTTATCAAATATTGAAGAAGATGTTAATCAGCAGCTGAGTTTATTTGAAGTGGATAATGAAAAGAGAAGAAAGCTTGGATTTGTAATGGACGGGATTAGAAGTAAATATGGATCGAGAGCGATTCTGAGAGCAGTTTCTTATACATCTGCTGGTACTGCGCTTCACAGAGCCGACCTTACTGGTGGACATAAATCATAA
- a CDS encoding YolD-like family protein: MLRDRGTIKWTSMMLPEHLTQLKQDLIDVSKIEKPSLDDQQIEEMDLLVSEALEFNKELKFKLFNNGFVENVTGRVHYINFEQQKLHVKDQNDNTVYVNMNNIIGVTYND, from the coding sequence ATGCTTAGAGACCGAGGAACAATCAAATGGACATCAATGATGCTTCCAGAACATTTAACACAGCTTAAACAAGATTTGATTGATGTATCAAAAATTGAAAAGCCATCCTTAGATGACCAACAAATTGAAGAGATGGATCTTCTCGTCTCTGAGGCATTGGAATTTAATAAAGAGTTGAAATTCAAACTCTTTAACAATGGATTCGTTGAAAATGTTACCGGCAGAGTACATTACATTAATTTTGAACAACAAAAGCTTCACGTAAAAGACCAGAACGACAATACAGTTTATGTCAACATGAATAACATCATAGGAGTTACATACAATGATTGA
- a CDS encoding DUF4879 domain-containing protein, translated as MKKRITYVLLAFLAVVAFAYTDPTKAKAAEATPLYYLQITGITSDGNDFAWDNITFSQTKAPSVLKGDKLHVKARFMGYTKLTVITGKDGKNLLYDGTARMYKSDAILGQNKVVIGWDKYFEIPMDALQDNSIQIKALSSGTTFVYSRKIDFERE; from the coding sequence ATGAAGAAAAGAATTACGTATGTGCTGCTTGCTTTTCTAGCAGTAGTAGCTTTTGCTTACACTGATCCAACAAAAGCCAAAGCAGCAGAAGCAACACCACTTTATTATCTGCAAATTACAGGGATTACATCAGACGGGAACGATTTTGCTTGGGATAACATCACTTTTAGTCAAACCAAAGCTCCAAGTGTTTTAAAAGGTGATAAACTTCACGTTAAGGCTCGTTTTATGGGGTATACAAAGTTAACAGTTATCACGGGTAAAGATGGAAAAAATCTGTTATATGATGGTACAGCTAGGATGTATAAATCCGATGCCATTCTTGGTCAGAATAAGGTAGTTATAGGCTGGGATAAATATTTTGAGATTCCAATGGACGCACTTCAAGATAACTCTATACAGATTAAAGCATTAAGCTCAGGCACTACTTTTGTTTACAGCCGAAAAATTGATTTTGAAAGAGAGTGA
- a CDS encoding putative holin-like toxin: MSTFQALMLMLAFGSFIIALLTYINKK; encoded by the coding sequence ATGTCAACATTCCAGGCATTAATGTTAATGCTTGCATTCGGGTCGTTTATAATCGCCCTGTTGACGTATATAAATAAAAAATAG